GGCACCTCGCCGAACGGCGTTCTTGGTTCGGCTGGAGGAGAAAGCGACCATTGAGGAGACGGAAGTCGGCCGAGCCGGCCACAAACGTCGGTGAACTTAACTGCAGTTACGGGGTGTCGGGCAGGCCCCTTGTACCCGTTTGCAGACCTCCCCGTAGGCCTCGATTACCCCACCCAAGTCCTTCCGAAATCGATCCTTGTCGAGGATGCGCTCCTCAGCATCCATGCACGACAGATCCCAAAGTCGACAGGTGTCAGGACTGATCTCATCAGCTAAAAGCAGCTCACCAGAGGCATTGAGGCCAAGCTCCAGCTTGAAATCCACCAGCTGCAGGTCGACACTTTTGAAGAAAGGAACCAGCACAGCATTCACCTGTCTCGCCAAGAGCTCGATCCGCCCCCGCAGCTCGGTAGGCACCAGACCCAGCAGAGCCAGACGTGCGTCCGTCAGTAACGGATCCCCCAGACCATCGTCTTTGTAATACAGATCAAGCAGAGCCGGCTCAAGGGCTGTGCCCTGCACGATCGGCGTTTCGCGACAGAGCGAGCCAGTCGCGATGTTGCGAAGCACCACCTCAACCGGAATCACTTCGACGCGTTGAACAACCATCCAGGTGTCCCCAGCGATTCCGTAGTAATGGGTAGGGATGCCCTCCCGCTCCAGCAACTCGAATAGACAAGCTGAGATCCGGCAGTTAAGACGCCCCTTGTCATCCAGCTGAGCCTTTTTTTGAGCGTTGAATGCAGTGGCGTCGTTCTTGAATTCCACCAGCACTTGCTGGTCGCTTGAACCGGCATAGACGCGTTTGGCTTTGCCTTCATAAAGAAGGTCGCCGTGAGGAATGGTCATGGCTGCTCATCAACGCCGGTCGCGCCGGCTTCAGGTACTGATGATTCTCCCAGCGCGGCGTGGCCACCTGGTGCCCGCGGAGAGCGCAGGTCCTGCTGCAGCTGCTGGCGTTGCTCAAGAGAAACCCCTGGCAGATCCTGATCGAGATCCAGCAAGGTGAAGCGGTCATCAACTCTGGTTGCCAGCCGTCGCAGCCGTTCGCGGGGACGTTCACCACTACCGCCTCTGGCAAGTTCCAGCCGCAACTGAAGCCGCAGCAAGTCTTCTGCCTGATTCCAGGCCTGCTCTGAAGCGGCCTGATCAAGCGCTGCCTCAATCAGAGATGCGCTGCGTTCGAACTCCATCACATCCAGCAGTTCAGCTGCGAGACCAAGACGACGTGCTGCGATTACCCCTGGCGTTCGGCCCGCAAGCAAGGTGATCACAGCTTGCTCCGGCTGCCCGGAGGCGATCTGCGCTTCGGCCAGAAGGTCAAGAGCTGAACGTGTTGCAGGCAAACCTTGATCATCCAGACCCACCACAAGCTGCTCAGCATCAAGACTGGTGAGGTCTCCTTCCGCAAGACGCCGCAGAGTCAGGACAATGCGCTGCTGATCCAATGCTGCACTGGCAGCCTGCCAAGACAACAGCAACCATTCCCGGCGTCGACGACCGGGACCGGGGCCATAGCGACTGAGGACCACTTGGGCGCTATCTGGCGCTTTACAGGACATCAGGACCCTGGCATTGGCCATCACCACATCGAATGTTTGCGGAGCTGGCGCAACCAGCATGAGCCGATCACGCAGCTGCTGAAGACGTTCATTAATTCCGAACCTGGCCGACTCCTCGCAGGCCAGCTCCAGTTCAGGAAGACCTCCTTCGTTCAGAACAGTCTCGAAGACCTCCTGAGGCATGGGCACCGCAGATTGGAGCGACATCGAGGAGCCTGGCGTTGCGGAGCCTGGCACCACCGCCAAGAGAAGTGACAGAGGCAGGGGGAGCAAACCCATAGGCCGGAAGGCGTTCAACAAAGATGGAACGATCGCTCCTCTATCAACAACAGCGGAGCGACGCTCAAACCTAAGGGCCTCCGCCCGAAACACTTGCCTCCATGGCCCATTCCAGCTCCCGTCCTCAAACCCTGCCGCCGCTCCGTCACTTGCTCGTGGTGGGCGGTGGTGGCCGTGAACAGGCTCTGGCCTGGGCCTTGCGCCGCTGCACAGGAATTGAGGCTGTTTGGGTCACGCCTGGAAACGGAGGAACCGAAGACCTCGACGGCTGCAAGTCGTTAGCGGTCGGGGAACAGGATGCCGAGGGCCTGATCAAAACCTGCAGGGAACAAGCGATCGATCTCGTGGTAATCGGACCGGAAGCTCCTCTTGCTGCAGGGGTGGCTGATCGTTTACGGGATGAAGGACTAGCGGTATTTGGACCCAGCGCCGAAGGTGCTCAGCTTGAGTCCAGCAAAGCCTGGGCCAAGGCTTTGATGCGCGAAGCCAAAATTCCCACCGCGGGTCACTGGACTATCGCGAGCGCCGGTGAGGGGCTCGAATTACTGGAAGAGCTGCAACGACCACTGGTAGTGAAAGCCGATGGCTTGGCAGCGGGGAAAGGAGTAACCGTCGCCGAAACCCTCGAAGAGACTGCAGCCGCAATTCATGACGCCTTTGCCGGGCGCTTCGGCTGCGCAGGTGAGCGGCTGGTTCTGGAGGAACGTCTTCAAGGTCCTGAGGTGTCTGTTTTCGCCTTGTGCGATGGCGAGCGCATGGTGCTGTTACCTCCGGCTCAAGACCACAAGAGACTGCTCGAGGGCGACCGGGGACCGAATACCGGGGGCATGGGCGCCTATGCACCTGCTCCGTTGCTCGATCAGGCCGGGCTTGCACAGGTGCAGCAGCTTGTACTCGAACCCACCCTGCAGGCACTGAGGGATCAGGGAATCGAATACAGAGGGGTGATCTATGCCGGCTTGATGCTGACCAAGGAGGGTCCCCAGGTGATCGAATTCAACTGTCGCTTCGGAGATCCTGAATGCCAAACCCTGATGCCCTTGATGGGTCCAGAACTCGCGAAGGTGCTGCAGGCCTGCGCCCTTGGCTGTCTGGATCAGGCACCCGAGCTCTCGGTTGCACAAACCTGCAGCGCTTGTATTGTCGCCGCCGCTGAGGGCTATCCCGAAACTCCACGCAAGGGGGATTTAATCCAGCTGAAGTCGGATTCCGACAGGCAACGGCAACTGTTTCATGCCGGGACGCGTCGTCAGGATGATGGTCAGGTGGTGACTGCCGGAGGACGGGTGCTGACGCAGGTCGCCCAAGCAGCAGACTTTGATCAGGCCTTCGCAAGCGCCTACGCAGGACTCGACTTGGTGCGGTTTAACGGCATGCAGTTCCGTCGAGACATCGGTCATCAGGTGCGCCGGTCCTAGTCTCGGTAGATGTGCCCCGGCGGAATGGCCAGCGATCCAGTCACGGCTCAAAACGAGGTGCCTGCGCAATGGGCAACTCCAATCGCCGAAACTGAGCAAACAACCGCAAGGGGTTTGTGGCCGCAGGCTCGCTCCTGGTGGGCAGAATTCAGCCTTCAGACCAAACTGCTCGCCGTGGCCACCCTTGTGGTGAGTCTGATGATGACGGGCATCACCTTCTTCGCTCTGAACGGCATTCAGCGCGACACGGCGATGAACGACACGCGCTATGCGAGGGATCTGGGCTTACTGCTCGCGGGCAATGTCAGCGAGCTGGTGGCGGAAGGTCGTGATCGCGAACTGGCCAATGTGACGGAAACCTTCTGGCGCTCGAGCAGAAGCCTCCGCTACATCTTTTTTGCCGATCCTGACGGCATCGTGTATTTGGGCATTCCCGTCAGCGGCAGTGACGATGCCAGCAATGAGGATCTGCGCCTCAGCCGGCGCCTGGAACTGCCGGATGAACTGCGCAACCGCACACAGAATCCGCTGGTCCGCCAGCACATGACACCTCAGGGGCAAGTCACGGATGTGTTCGTGCCGATGGTGGAGAACAACAACTACCTCGGCGTACTGGCTCTGGGTGTGAACCCCAACGAAACAGCTCTCGCCAGTGCAGCACTCACCCGTGAAGTCACGGTGGCGGTGTTCATTTCAATCTGGGTCCTGGTGATTCTGGGGGCTGTGTTCAATGCACTGACCATCACACGTCCGGTCAAGGAGCTGCTGAGAGGCGTGCGATCCATTGGCGATGGAGACTTCCGCGCTCGCATCGGCCTGCCGATGGGAGGCGAACTGGGGGAACTGTTGGATGGTTTCAACGCCATGGCATCCCAGTTGCAGGACTATGACGCAGCCAACATCGAAGAACTTCAGGCGGCTCAGGTCAAGCAAGCTTCTCTGATCGCGACCATGGCCGATGGTGCGGTTCTGCTCGACGGTGATGGCCGCATCGTGCTCGTCAATCCGACGGCGCGACGCTTATTTCGCTGGGAAGGACGCAATCTCGAAGGCCAGGACTTTCTCAACGAGCTACCAGAACTGCTGGCGGTGGAATTGCACGAAACAATCGACGCTGTGTTCTCCAAGCAAACAGACACCAATGAACTGCGCAGCAGTGTTGGTGATCCGCCGAGGACCCTGCGTTTCGTCATCCAGGCCGTACGCGAGCCGAGCGGTGACACCCTCAAGGGGATCGCGGTAACAATCCAGGACCTCACGCGAGAAGTGGAGCTGAATGCCGCTCAGAGCCGTTTCATCAGCAACGTCTCCCACGAACTGCGTACCCCGTTGTTCAACATCAAGAGTTACGTGGAGACCCTCCACGACATGGGAGATCAGCTCAGCGAAGAGGATCGAAAAGAATTTCTGGGGGTCGCCAATTCGGAGACAGATCGCCTCACTCGACTGGTGAACGACGTTCTTGATCTGTCCAGGCTGGAATCCAATCGCGTAGTGCAGTTTGATCCAGTCGATCTCCGTCCTGGCCTGGAGCAAGCCCTGCGCAGCTATCAGCTGAACGCCAGCGACAAGCAGGTTGAGCTGAGTCTCGAAGCGAACCGCGACCTCCCAGACGTACTGGGTAATTGGGACCTGATCCTGCAGGTCCTCGACAATCTGATCGGAAATGCTCTGAAATTCAGTCGCAGCGGCGGACGCTTAACAGTCAGGGCTTACACCTGGCCAGACAGCTGTCAGATGGGAGCGTCGGAAGCGGACATCGACAGCAACGATGGACCCACCTGCATCCTTAGTTCACCGCTGCCGAAAATCCGGGTGGAGGTATGTGACACGGGCTACGGCATCAGCGAGGAAAGCCAAAAACGCATCTTTGAGCGCTTTTATCGGGTCGAAAACGCGGTTCACACCGAGGTTGGAACTGGGCTTGGACTCTCGATCGTCCGAGGCATCCTCGAAAAACACGGCAGCATGATTTCAATGGTCAGTGAGCCTGATGTCGGCACGACGTTCTGGTTTGAGCTCCCTCTGGCACAAGAAGATCCAGACGAATTGAAGTGGAAGGCTGAGCGTCAGAGTGACGATGAACGTCTGGCTTTGACGCCCAACACGGAGAGCTGATCGCGGCGCTGATCAGGCGTCGGGAGCCACCCCGCGGGCGATGCGAGAAAGCTCACTGCGCTCATCACTGATGACCCGATTCGGCACTCCAGAGATGATCCGCTCAAAGTTGGAGAAGGAATCCTTGATCTGCGGACCGTTGCCGGTGATCACAAACTCACGGATGCCCTTGTCATGCCAGGACCCACGCATCTTGAACACATTGACGGCGCGGGCCATTTCTCCACGGATCTCGACGTACTGCAACAACAAGATCGTGTCGGTGATAGTGGAAATATGGGAATCAGTGATCGAATGGCTGCCCATGAACTCCTCTGAGGTGTTCGTGAAGAAGCCGGCGATTTCTTCCTGTTTCGCATAGCCAGTCACACCGATCACGAATTGACGGAAGGCGTTGTGACTCACACCACGGGCCAGGGCGGAGAGGGAGTCAATCGCCATCCGTGAAGGTTTGAACTGACTGATCTCCGTCTTGATGATCTGCAGGTGATCCTCGAGGCCAGTCGATTCCGGATAAGCACAAATGATCTTGAGCAGACCATCCTGCTCCATCTGTTCAAAATCAATGCCCCAGCTGGTGCCGTTGCGGAGGAGCTGGGCACGCGACTCCTCGTAAGCGAACAGGATGGCGCGTTCTTTATTGCGACAAGCATCCTCGATGAAATTCGAGACAAGCAGCGTCTTGCCAGTACCCGTGGCTCCCGTCGCCAGAATGATCGAGTCTTTGAAAAAACCACCTCCGCACATCTCATCGAGTCGGGGAACGCCCGAACTGATCCGCACATTGGAGGAGCGCTGAGTGAGTTGCATGGCACCAAGCGGGAAGATGCTGATCCCATGCGCACCCATCGTGAATGGGAACTCTCCCTTCATGTGGGTGGTGCCGCGCAGCTTGAGAATCTCCACGGTGCGCCGACGGCGTTCACCCTCCAGCACATTGCGCAGAATCACCACGTTGTCGGAGACGAATTCTTCAACGCCGTAGCGAGCAATCGGACCGTATTCGTCGATGCGCTCCGTCGTCATCACGGTGGTGACACCGATCTCCTTGAGACGAGCAATCAGACGGAAGATTTCGCGACGGACAACGAAGACAGCGTCGTATTGCTGAAACACCGCCGTGATCGAATCGATCGCAACCCGTTTCGCTTTGTATTTACGAATGGCGTAATTGATCCGCTCTATCAGACCGGACAGGTCGAAACTTCCGGCCACATCCTGACCATCGGGGTCGGGAGAGGCGTCAAGGATAAACAGCTTGTCCTGTTCGACCATCTCTTGCAAATTCCAACCAAAACTGGCGGCATTGCGAAGGATGTCGAGAGGCGACTCTTCGAAGGTGACAAAAATCCCCGGTTCGTCGAAGTGGGCGACGCCGTTGTGCAGAAAATGCAGCGAGAAGACCGTTTTGCCGGTGCCGGAGGTACCGCTAATCAGTGTGCTGCGCCCGATGGGAAGGCCGCCGTGACAGACATCATCAAAACCCTCGATCCCTGTCGGAAGCTTCTGAACCTGCATCTGTGGAGAACCACTGGAGCTGGAGATCTGCATAACGACGCTCTTATGGCTGCAAGTTAAGGAAAAAACAAGTCACCACCTGCTGGTGCACGGGCAGGCTTAAGAATCTGATTCGTCTGTCTCTGACTCTTTCAACGCATCCATCAACGATGAAGTGAGGTTGTTCTCGGTGAGTTCGTCGTAGAGAAGGTCAAGTCCAATCAGCACCCGCTCACGGTCGGACAGATCGCCGATGATCCGACGCACCGGAGGGGGGAGGATCTTCGACAGCGTCGGGGTGGCGAGAATCTTGTCTTCCTCCGCCAGCTGCGGATTCTTGAGCACATCAATCACTTTCAGGGCGTAGACGCCTTTGAATTCAGTCTCAAGGATGTTGCGCAGAGTCTTGAGTGCCCTCATGGAGTTCGGCGTGTTGCCGGCCACGTAGAGCTTGAGGATGTAAGTCTTGCGTGGGCTCATGGAGCCACCTCCGGATCGGTGAGAACACGACGTTCCCCGGCCGCGGGTGTCATAGAGACCTCAGGAGGGATCGAGCGTCGATACATCTCGCAGAGGTGAGCCATGACATCGAGCAGAGCGAGGCGATAGTCCTGAAGAAAATCGTTTTTATGCCCTTCAAGTCTGAGCTGCTTCCAGAAGTCGTCAATGAGATTCATGTGGATCTCCACAGCTCGGGTGATCGGCAGATCACCGAAGAAGGCTGTGTTCACGAAACTCTCCAGTGCCTGGTTGGCCGCAGCCGGATCCCTGAAGTAACTGATCAATAGATCTCGGTAGGTGCGCTGAAGTGACTGAACGAGGTCCCGCTGCTCATCAGGGGGCAAGTTGGCGAGAAAGCGCGAGGGGTCTCGCTTGTAAAAGACACCCAGATATCCGAGGCGTTCTTGTAGACGACTGGACAACTTCCAGGCGCTGCCCTCCATCGCAGGCATGGCGTTGTGTTCAGCAGCTTCATCTGGCCTGGATTCCTTTTGCCCCTGACGCAGGAAGCGTGAAATCGAGGCATCAACGTTGTAACCCAGCTGCTCCAACTGATCTCCAGGTAGATGGACCTCTTCAGGGTGGTAATCCACGCGACCCTTCAGCTCACCCACCACCACGGCGGGGAACAACAGCCCCTCAATGCCGAGCGCTTCACGGGTCTTGCCATCCAGCAGACACTGCTCAATGACAACGGCGTCCACCGCTTCCCGCTGGCGGCAGAGCAGTTCCACAACACCCTGACCTGACTCGACGGCACCAAGATCAACGGGTGAATAGCGATTCACCGGAAGCCATTGGCAGCAAATCTCTACGAGATCTCTCGTCTTGAGCAGCAAAGCGATCGTGAGTGCCGGACGAGCCATCCACTGCGACAAGGGTTGAGCTGAATCTTGACGAAAGGGACTAAGAAGACCGAGGATCTTTGTTTGTCTTTCGATTGCGGCTCAGGCCAAATCGGCTTGTCCGAGCCTGACCGCGTCCCTCAGCACATGGCCGAAACCAGCTCTAAAGCTTCTGCAGCACCTGAAACGGGCACCTACGCAATCGTCGAGGCGTCCGGCCAGCAATTCTGGCTGCAGGCCAATCGTTACTACGATCTCGACCGGCTGAATGCTGAGGTCGACGCGACGGTCACCCTCGACAATGTTCTTCTGGTGAAGGATTCCAAGGGCACAACACTTGGTAAGCCCTATGTGAAGGACGCCAGCGTTGAGCTGAAGGTGATGGCGCACCGCCGCGGCCCCAAGGTGATCGTTTACAAAATGCGCCCAAAAAAGAAGACCCGTCGCAAGAATGGTCATCGTCAGGAGCTGACAAGAGTCATGGTTCAGTCAATTTCTGTCAGTGGCAAAGCCATCAGCTGATCACCCGGATCAACCTCATCCAACGTTTTCTCTCCTCCTCCATCCCTCCTCATGGCTCATAAGAAAGGCACAGGCTCAACTCGTAACGGCCGCGATTCCAATTCCAAGCGCCTCGGCGTGAAGGCTTACGGCGGAGAATCCGTCACCGCGGGCTCCATTCTGATCCGTCAGCGCGGAACCTCAGTGCTGCCAGGAGTCAACGTTGGTCATGGCAAAGACGACACTCTTTTCGCACTGACCGATGGCGTGGTGAAGTTCGAGACGATCAAGCGCGGACTGCGCAATCGCAAGCGCATCAACATCACAGCTGCGGTCTGACCAGCACGACCTCTCCCGTCACGGGCTCCGCTCCGAGCTCAACGCCAGACGGGTCGTCAACACAAGACCAATCACGGTGAGCCCCAGGACAACCCATGTTCTGGGGTTTTGTTCATGGAGGGCATCCACAAGTTCCAAAGGCAGAGCCAGACCGAGCACCCCGACAAGCAACCACTCGCCCCAGCGGCGACCAACCCAGGTAGCCCAGGCCGCTACAAAGATCAAAGCGGCATAGAGCCCCGAAACCAAGGCCAGACGCATCAGACGTGTAGGGCCCAGCAGGGTTCCTTTCACTGCCAGTGAAGAAAGAAATTGACGATCCGCGTTCCCCCAGGTTTCGGCGAAATCAGAGAGTTCGGCGTAATGAACATCGCCAAACACGGCGGCGAGACTGATCGCGAACAGCACCCCAGCGAGCAGGAGCTTCTTGATCACAATCAAGCGAACCAGCAAGCGCCCCTGTGCGGGGGTCTGTGCCATCGATCGTTCCGTCTAAACGTTCTCCATCGGACGGTAAACCCTTGTTGTGATCAGCAACGGATGAAACAGCTCGAGAAAACGACTCTGAAGGCAGTGAAAAAAATCTTCCACCAACTCAGGGTCATCGAAGTGAAAGGGGTACTCACCGTCATGCCCTTTGAAGAAATACCAGTTGAGTAGAGCCCGACCGCCAGGCGAAAGGCGGCGGTGAAACTCCATCAGTTGCGCCGAGGGATTGGGAAGGTGCTCCAGCACATCAAGGCACACCACCGTGTCAAAACAGCGACCCGGAAGGCTGTCGAGATCGCGGTGGACGCTCACACGCTCCTCGAGTCCCAGGCGGACCGCACGATCTTGAACAAATGCACGGTTCTGAGGATTGAGATCCACAAACCAAACATGCCGCACGTTCTCCAGGCCCGCTGCAGCAAGAGCATGCGTTCCGATACCGCCTCCGAAATCGAGCACATCGCCATGCGCAAACTGCTGTTGAAGTCGCAGAGTGTCGGCGATGTAGTCGGAACTGCTGAGATGCCAGGCCGCTAACTCAAACAAATGGCCCGTACCAACAGTGTCTTCATAGAAATCAGCAGCTCGCTCGGGGTCAAAAGCTCCCGGATGCATCGCCGCCAAATCCTCCGTGCTCTGGGGCAGTCGATCGGCGACTTGCTCCGCTGAGAGCGACAGGTACGACGCCAGATGCTCCTTGACAGAGAAGCCGCTGTCGAGAAAGTCCTGAATGTCCACACCAGCGGAGGCATTGAGTGGCTTCATGGAGCGTCAGGACGTGATCGGGCAAACCTACGTGCGAGCCCACTGGTGCCAAAGGCAAGGTGCCACAGTCGACAGCTAAACGTGGTTGGCACCTTGACTGCGCCCATCGGCTTCGCCGTCATTGACAAGCCGGCTGGGCTCACGTCCCACGCCTGCGTCGCACGTATTAGACGTCTGCTGGGTATTCGCAGAGTTGGCCATGGCGGCACTCTGGATCCAGCGGTGACAGGCGTGCTGCCGATCGCCGTGGGACAGGCGACAAGATTATTGCCCTATCTACCTGGTGAAAAAACCTATCGAGGCGTGATCCAGCTGGGAATCAGCACCACTACCGACGATCTGCAAGGTGAGGAACTGTCCAAACAATTCGTCCCCGACCTGAGCTCAGCATCACTGGATCAGGCACTCAGTCGGTTCCGCGGCGCCATTAACCAGCAGCCCCCTCAGGTCTCAGCAGTGCACGTGGATGGTGAGCGTGCTTATGCCAGAGCCCGTCGCGGCGAGCAGATGGAGCTTGCAGCACGGCCCGTAACCATTCATCAACTGCATCTCCTGGAGTGGGATGCTGCACAAGCTCAATTGAGTGTGGAAGTGCACTGCTCAGCAGGCACTTATATCCGTTCACTGGCCAGAGATCTGGGTGCAGCACTTGGATGCGGAGGTTGTTTAGCCA
Above is a window of Synechococcus sp. BIOS-U3-1 DNA encoding:
- the purC gene encoding phosphoribosylaminoimidazolesuccinocarboxamide synthase, with translation MTIPHGDLLYEGKAKRVYAGSSDQQVLVEFKNDATAFNAQKKAQLDDKGRLNCRISACLFELLEREGIPTHYYGIAGDTWMVVQRVEVIPVEVVLRNIATGSLCRETPIVQGTALEPALLDLYYKDDGLGDPLLTDARLALLGLVPTELRGRIELLARQVNAVLVPFFKSVDLQLVDFKLELGLNASGELLLADEISPDTCRLWDLSCMDAEERILDKDRFRKDLGGVIEAYGEVCKRVQGACPTPRNCS
- the purD gene encoding phosphoribosylamine--glycine ligase gives rise to the protein MAHSSSRPQTLPPLRHLLVVGGGGREQALAWALRRCTGIEAVWVTPGNGGTEDLDGCKSLAVGEQDAEGLIKTCREQAIDLVVIGPEAPLAAGVADRLRDEGLAVFGPSAEGAQLESSKAWAKALMREAKIPTAGHWTIASAGEGLELLEELQRPLVVKADGLAAGKGVTVAETLEETAAAIHDAFAGRFGCAGERLVLEERLQGPEVSVFALCDGERMVLLPPAQDHKRLLEGDRGPNTGGMGAYAPAPLLDQAGLAQVQQLVLEPTLQALRDQGIEYRGVIYAGLMLTKEGPQVIEFNCRFGDPECQTLMPLMGPELAKVLQACALGCLDQAPELSVAQTCSACIVAAAEGYPETPRKGDLIQLKSDSDRQRQLFHAGTRRQDDGQVVTAGGRVLTQVAQAADFDQAFASAYAGLDLVRFNGMQFRRDIGHQVRRS
- a CDS encoding HAMP domain-containing sensor histidine kinase — encoded protein: MASDPVTAQNEVPAQWATPIAETEQTTARGLWPQARSWWAEFSLQTKLLAVATLVVSLMMTGITFFALNGIQRDTAMNDTRYARDLGLLLAGNVSELVAEGRDRELANVTETFWRSSRSLRYIFFADPDGIVYLGIPVSGSDDASNEDLRLSRRLELPDELRNRTQNPLVRQHMTPQGQVTDVFVPMVENNNYLGVLALGVNPNETALASAALTREVTVAVFISIWVLVILGAVFNALTITRPVKELLRGVRSIGDGDFRARIGLPMGGELGELLDGFNAMASQLQDYDAANIEELQAAQVKQASLIATMADGAVLLDGDGRIVLVNPTARRLFRWEGRNLEGQDFLNELPELLAVELHETIDAVFSKQTDTNELRSSVGDPPRTLRFVIQAVREPSGDTLKGIAVTIQDLTREVELNAAQSRFISNVSHELRTPLFNIKSYVETLHDMGDQLSEEDRKEFLGVANSETDRLTRLVNDVLDLSRLESNRVVQFDPVDLRPGLEQALRSYQLNASDKQVELSLEANRDLPDVLGNWDLILQVLDNLIGNALKFSRSGGRLTVRAYTWPDSCQMGASEADIDSNDGPTCILSSPLPKIRVEVCDTGYGISEESQKRIFERFYRVENAVHTEVGTGLGLSIVRGILEKHGSMISMVSEPDVGTTFWFELPLAQEDPDELKWKAERQSDDERLALTPNTES
- the kaiC gene encoding circadian clock protein KaiC, producing the protein MQISSSSGSPQMQVQKLPTGIEGFDDVCHGGLPIGRSTLISGTSGTGKTVFSLHFLHNGVAHFDEPGIFVTFEESPLDILRNAASFGWNLQEMVEQDKLFILDASPDPDGQDVAGSFDLSGLIERINYAIRKYKAKRVAIDSITAVFQQYDAVFVVRREIFRLIARLKEIGVTTVMTTERIDEYGPIARYGVEEFVSDNVVILRNVLEGERRRRTVEILKLRGTTHMKGEFPFTMGAHGISIFPLGAMQLTQRSSNVRISSGVPRLDEMCGGGFFKDSIILATGATGTGKTLLVSNFIEDACRNKERAILFAYEESRAQLLRNGTSWGIDFEQMEQDGLLKIICAYPESTGLEDHLQIIKTEISQFKPSRMAIDSLSALARGVSHNAFRQFVIGVTGYAKQEEIAGFFTNTSEEFMGSHSITDSHISTITDTILLLQYVEIRGEMARAVNVFKMRGSWHDKGIREFVITGNGPQIKDSFSNFERIISGVPNRVISDERSELSRIARGVAPDA
- the kaiB gene encoding circadian clock protein KaiB — encoded protein: MSPRKTYILKLYVAGNTPNSMRALKTLRNILETEFKGVYALKVIDVLKNPQLAEEDKILATPTLSKILPPPVRRIIGDLSDRERVLIGLDLLYDELTENNLTSSLMDALKESETDESDS
- a CDS encoding circadian clock protein KaiA encodes the protein MARPALTIALLLKTRDLVEICCQWLPVNRYSPVDLGAVESGQGVVELLCRQREAVDAVVIEQCLLDGKTREALGIEGLLFPAVVVGELKGRVDYHPEEVHLPGDQLEQLGYNVDASISRFLRQGQKESRPDEAAEHNAMPAMEGSAWKLSSRLQERLGYLGVFYKRDPSRFLANLPPDEQRDLVQSLQRTYRDLLISYFRDPAAANQALESFVNTAFFGDLPITRAVEIHMNLIDDFWKQLRLEGHKNDFLQDYRLALLDVMAHLCEMYRRSIPPEVSMTPAAGERRVLTDPEVAP
- the rplU gene encoding 50S ribosomal protein L21; translation: MAETSSKASAAPETGTYAIVEASGQQFWLQANRYYDLDRLNAEVDATVTLDNVLLVKDSKGTTLGKPYVKDASVELKVMAHRRGPKVIVYKMRPKKKTRRKNGHRQELTRVMVQSISVSGKAIS
- the rpmA gene encoding 50S ribosomal protein L27 → MAHKKGTGSTRNGRDSNSKRLGVKAYGGESVTAGSILIRQRGTSVLPGVNVGHGKDDTLFALTDGVVKFETIKRGLRNRKRINITAAV
- a CDS encoding DUF2127 domain-containing protein — encoded protein: MAQTPAQGRLLVRLIVIKKLLLAGVLFAISLAAVFGDVHYAELSDFAETWGNADRQFLSSLAVKGTLLGPTRLMRLALVSGLYAALIFVAAWATWVGRRWGEWLLVGVLGLALPLELVDALHEQNPRTWVVLGLTVIGLVLTTRLALSSERSP
- a CDS encoding class I SAM-dependent methyltransferase, which translates into the protein MKPLNASAGVDIQDFLDSGFSVKEHLASYLSLSAEQVADRLPQSTEDLAAMHPGAFDPERAADFYEDTVGTGHLFELAAWHLSSSDYIADTLRLQQQFAHGDVLDFGGGIGTHALAAAGLENVRHVWFVDLNPQNRAFVQDRAVRLGLEERVSVHRDLDSLPGRCFDTVVCLDVLEHLPNPSAQLMEFHRRLSPGGRALLNWYFFKGHDGEYPFHFDDPELVEDFFHCLQSRFLELFHPLLITTRVYRPMENV
- the truB gene encoding tRNA pseudouridine(55) synthase TruB; this translates as MTAPIGFAVIDKPAGLTSHACVARIRRLLGIRRVGHGGTLDPAVTGVLPIAVGQATRLLPYLPGEKTYRGVIQLGISTTTDDLQGEELSKQFVPDLSSASLDQALSRFRGAINQQPPQVSAVHVDGERAYARARRGEQMELAARPVTIHQLHLLEWDAAQAQLSVEVHCSAGTYIRSLARDLGAALGCGGCLASLRRTQALGFHDHQALSLPEAPDVVGQGEINLLQPELALPHLPRRLLTASEQLDWSCGRRITPGISGTANVVVVLSESGRMLGLGVPDADDGVKPKVVFEARG